A region of Granulicella aggregans DNA encodes the following proteins:
- the thiE gene encoding thiamine phosphate synthase, with product MTLPRLYVIADAGVLLSRGVTLLTFTTELRAAGVTLLQYRDKDAGPQAVLRNAELILEAFAGSRTTLLMNDRSDLAVIAGWDGVHVGQEDLPPEDARLVLGVNKVIGLSTHTEAQVIAADAGAADYVAIGPVFATGTKLDAEPVVGLEGVRRARALTRKPLVAIGGITRENARSVIGAGADSVAVISGLFVPGESVEKVARDFLEILR from the coding sequence ATGACGCTTCCTCGACTCTATGTCATTGCCGATGCTGGTGTGCTGTTGTCGCGTGGAGTCACGCTTCTTACATTTACGACTGAGCTCCGAGCGGCTGGCGTTACGCTTCTGCAATATCGTGACAAGGATGCCGGGCCGCAGGCGGTTCTGCGAAACGCTGAGTTGATTCTCGAAGCGTTTGCGGGAAGTCGTACGACGCTCCTTATGAATGACCGTAGCGATCTGGCGGTGATTGCCGGGTGGGACGGCGTGCATGTAGGGCAGGAGGATCTGCCGCCCGAGGATGCCCGGCTTGTTCTGGGAGTGAACAAGGTGATCGGCCTGTCGACGCATACAGAGGCGCAGGTGATTGCGGCGGATGCGGGGGCAGCGGATTATGTGGCCATTGGGCCGGTCTTCGCTACGGGGACGAAGCTTGATGCGGAGCCAGTGGTGGGGCTGGAAGGAGTGCGGCGGGCCCGGGCTCTGACACGCAAGCCTCTGGTCGCGATTGGTGGGATTACGCGGGAGAATGCGCGGTCGGTGATTGGGGCCGGGGCGGATTCCGTGGCGGTGATCAGTGGGTTGTTTGTGCCAGGGGAGAGTGTCGAGAAAGTGGCGCGGGACTTTCTTGAGATTTTGCGGTAG
- the accC gene encoding acetyl-CoA carboxylase biotin carboxylase subunit — MFRKVLIANRGEIALRVISACKEMGIRTVAVYSEADRNSLHVRFADEAICIGPARSADSYLNVPAVISAAEIADVDAIHPGYGLLSENANFAEVCRASNIKFIGPPPEVTRMMGEKSTARQTMKKAKVPILPGSDGVIASADDALEWAKSVGYPVILKAVAGGGGRGMRICRNAAELPELYNQASTEAANAFGNGDMYMEKFIERPRHIEFQVLADEHGNVMSLGERECSIQRRHQKLIEEAPSLQVSPKLRAELGKTIERSLKEIGYWNAGTIEFLMDEDGKIYFIEMNTRIQVEHCVTEMVTGIDLVKAQLRIAMGEKLSSIITEPVTIRGHAIECRINAEHPEKFTPSAGKITAFNVPGGNGVRVDTAQYSEGVVPPYYDSMIAKLICHGKNRDEAMNKMQRALSQFVVQGIHTTIPLHEKIFADEEFRSGAFDTKFMERFFERQAAK, encoded by the coding sequence ATGTTTCGTAAGGTATTGATCGCAAATCGGGGAGAGATTGCACTGCGCGTCATCAGCGCGTGCAAGGAGATGGGCATTCGCACGGTCGCTGTGTACAGCGAGGCCGACAGGAACAGCCTGCACGTTCGGTTCGCTGATGAAGCAATCTGCATCGGCCCGGCACGCTCGGCGGACTCGTATCTGAATGTTCCTGCTGTCATCTCGGCTGCGGAGATCGCGGATGTCGATGCGATCCATCCGGGCTATGGACTGCTGAGCGAGAATGCCAATTTCGCCGAGGTGTGCCGGGCTTCGAACATCAAGTTCATCGGGCCTCCGCCGGAGGTGACGCGGATGATGGGCGAGAAGTCCACTGCGCGTCAGACGATGAAGAAGGCCAAGGTGCCGATTCTTCCGGGATCCGACGGCGTGATCGCGAGCGCGGACGACGCGCTGGAGTGGGCGAAGTCGGTTGGCTATCCGGTGATCCTGAAAGCCGTCGCAGGCGGCGGCGGACGAGGCATGCGTATCTGCAGAAACGCTGCGGAGCTGCCGGAGCTTTATAACCAGGCATCGACCGAAGCTGCGAATGCGTTCGGCAACGGCGATATGTACATGGAGAAGTTCATCGAGCGGCCACGGCACATCGAGTTCCAGGTACTGGCCGATGAACACGGCAACGTGATGAGCCTGGGCGAACGCGAGTGCTCGATTCAGCGGCGTCATCAGAAGTTGATTGAAGAGGCCCCATCGTTGCAGGTGAGCCCGAAGTTACGGGCAGAGCTTGGCAAGACCATCGAGCGCTCGCTGAAGGAGATCGGTTACTGGAACGCGGGAACGATCGAGTTTCTGATGGATGAGGACGGCAAGATCTACTTCATCGAGATGAACACGCGCATCCAGGTGGAGCATTGTGTAACCGAGATGGTTACAGGTATCGACCTGGTGAAGGCGCAGCTGCGGATTGCGATGGGCGAGAAGCTGAGCTCCATCATCACGGAGCCGGTGACGATTCGCGGGCACGCGATCGAGTGCCGCATCAATGCGGAGCATCCGGAGAAGTTCACGCCATCTGCAGGCAAGATTACGGCGTTCAACGTTCCCGGTGGTAACGGCGTGCGAGTGGATACGGCGCAGTACTCCGAGGGCGTGGTGCCCCCGTACTACGACTCGATGATTGCGAAGCTGATCTGCCATGGCAAAAATCGCGACGAAGCGATGAACAAGATGCAGCGCGCTCTGAGCCAGTTCGTGGTGCAGGGCATCCATACGACGATTCCGCTACACGAGAAGATCTTTGCGGATGAAGAGTTCCGGTCCGGGGCGTTCGATACGAAGTTCATGGAGCGGTTCTTCGAGCGGCAGGCCGCGAAGTAA
- the accB gene encoding acetyl-CoA carboxylase biotin carboxyl carrier protein translates to MEDETNLEKLQDLVGFLKENGIAEYEAERGDTKIRIKFATAAGPATALDPATLAQWLSASGGQNAAAPAPSAAQTAVAAAVPEAALHQVKSPIVGTFYDSPSPGSAPFVKVGDVVEVGQVLCIVEAMKLMNEIEADAAGEIVARIATSGQPVEYGQPLFSIKAV, encoded by the coding sequence ATGGAAGACGAGACGAATCTGGAGAAGTTGCAGGATCTGGTTGGTTTTTTGAAAGAGAACGGCATCGCCGAGTACGAGGCGGAGCGCGGCGACACGAAGATCAGGATCAAGTTTGCGACGGCGGCAGGACCGGCGACGGCGCTGGATCCGGCGACTTTAGCGCAGTGGCTGAGTGCTTCGGGCGGGCAGAATGCTGCAGCTCCTGCTCCTTCAGCGGCACAGACAGCGGTTGCAGCGGCTGTGCCGGAGGCTGCGCTGCATCAGGTGAAGTCGCCCATCGTTGGGACGTTCTACGATTCGCCTTCGCCGGGGTCAGCTCCGTTTGTGAAGGTCGGCGATGTGGTCGAGGTAGGGCAGGTGCTCTGCATCGTCGAGGCCATGAAGCTGATGAACGAGATTGAGGCGGATGCGGCTGGTGAGATCGTGGCGCGGATTGCGACCAGCGGACAGCCGGTGGAGTACGGGCAGCCGCTGTTTTCGATTAAGGCGGTATGA
- a CDS encoding M24 family metallopeptidase: MRQRRATALLSGGMNALLVTHLPDVRYLSGFTGSSAALLLHGGRATLFTDGRYTAQAKAEAVGSKVVIVPKATLAKACEEAAAAGIERCGFDAVHTSVATFEAMRKAVPGKVRRSFFQPSGPIVAGLREVKDDAEIEVMRRAALAGCKLFDHMLGYLRSGLTEIQVAAELEHAARLAGAEGMSFETIVASGERSALPHGRATGARLPKRGFVTLDFGVVMDGYCSDMTRTIHLGKASQEEFDVYHAVLEAQEAAVAKIAPGVALGDVDEAARSILRAAKLDEYFTHSTGHGVGLEIHEGPRVAKDQKEVLKRGMVVTVEPGVYMPGKFGVRIEDMVLVTASGGEVLTPSVKAWTQL; this comes from the coding sequence GTGAGACAGAGGCGGGCCACCGCGTTGCTGAGCGGGGGGATGAACGCCCTGCTGGTGACACACCTTCCGGATGTTCGGTATTTGAGCGGATTTACTGGATCGAGTGCGGCGCTCCTGCTGCATGGTGGCAGGGCGACGCTCTTTACCGACGGGCGCTATACGGCGCAGGCGAAGGCCGAGGCGGTCGGGTCAAAGGTAGTAATCGTCCCCAAGGCCACGCTGGCTAAAGCGTGCGAGGAGGCAGCGGCGGCGGGCATAGAGCGCTGCGGATTCGACGCCGTGCATACGTCTGTAGCCACGTTTGAGGCGATGCGGAAGGCTGTTCCGGGCAAAGTGCGAAGGAGTTTCTTCCAGCCGAGCGGGCCGATCGTGGCGGGACTCCGCGAAGTCAAGGACGACGCTGAGATCGAAGTGATGCGGCGGGCTGCGTTGGCCGGGTGCAAACTCTTTGACCACATGCTCGGCTATCTGCGTTCGGGGTTGACCGAGATTCAGGTCGCTGCAGAGTTGGAACATGCGGCACGGCTTGCCGGGGCTGAAGGGATGTCTTTTGAGACGATCGTCGCCAGCGGCGAACGATCCGCGCTGCCACACGGTCGGGCGACCGGAGCTAGGCTGCCGAAGCGCGGCTTTGTGACGCTCGACTTCGGCGTGGTCATGGACGGCTACTGCTCCGATATGACTCGGACGATCCACCTCGGCAAGGCGAGCCAGGAGGAGTTTGACGTGTATCATGCGGTACTGGAAGCGCAGGAAGCCGCCGTCGCGAAGATCGCTCCTGGAGTTGCGCTGGGCGATGTGGACGAGGCGGCGCGGAGCATCCTGCGAGCGGCGAAGCTGGATGAATACTTCACGCACTCTACCGGGCACGGGGTCGGACTTGAGATTCACGAAGGCCCGCGTGTGGCGAAGGATCAGAAGGAAGTTCTGAAACGCGGTATGGTGGTAACGGTTGAACCCGGAGTGTATATGCCGGGTAAGTTCGGTGTGCGCATCGAAGACATGGTGCTGGTTACGGCTTCTGGCGGTGAGGTTTTGACGCCAAGCGTAAAGGCATGGACACAGCTGTAA
- a CDS encoding metallophosphoesterase has protein sequence MTVDTPSQQRPSASPRFSRRNLLAGGALSIAALGLYSSELERHFIEVVDQTFHIPGLPEAFHGFRIAQLSDIHLEWFTEDFFLREAVRKINALKPDLVLTTGDYISNNSSGTDNRAYAAMPHCGAILRGLECPQRYAILGNHDVNVDAAAVTSMLTTYEMNPLVNRYVPIERAGHHIWLAGLDDAESGNPDLELAVPEKPDAPVILMCHEPDFMDVISHHPRAPHIDLVLSGHSHGGQVRMPLAGPLLLPPLGKKYSMGRYQFDNIQLYVNRGIGTVGLPLRFNCPPEITHITLQPA, from the coding sequence ATGACCGTCGATACTCCATCGCAGCAGCGGCCATCTGCCTCGCCTCGCTTCTCCCGGCGCAATCTCCTCGCGGGCGGTGCTCTCTCTATCGCAGCTCTCGGCCTCTACTCCAGCGAACTCGAGCGCCACTTCATTGAGGTCGTCGACCAGACCTTCCACATCCCCGGCCTCCCCGAAGCCTTCCACGGCTTCCGCATCGCGCAGCTCTCGGACATCCATCTCGAATGGTTCACCGAAGACTTCTTCCTTCGCGAAGCTGTCCGCAAGATCAACGCCCTCAAGCCCGATCTCGTCCTCACCACCGGCGACTACATCAGTAACAACTCAAGCGGCACCGACAACCGCGCTTACGCCGCGATGCCGCATTGCGGAGCCATTCTGCGTGGCCTCGAGTGCCCTCAGCGCTACGCCATCCTCGGCAACCACGACGTGAACGTCGACGCCGCCGCGGTCACCAGCATGCTCACCACCTACGAGATGAATCCCCTCGTGAATCGCTACGTTCCCATCGAACGCGCAGGTCATCACATCTGGCTCGCGGGCCTCGACGACGCCGAATCCGGCAATCCCGACCTCGAACTCGCAGTCCCCGAGAAGCCTGACGCGCCGGTCATCCTGATGTGTCACGAACCCGACTTCATGGACGTGATCTCGCACCACCCACGCGCGCCTCACATCGACCTCGTCCTGTCAGGCCACAGCCACGGTGGACAAGTCCGCATGCCTCTCGCAGGACCGCTTCTGCTTCCACCACTCGGTAAGAAATACTCCATGGGGCGGTATCAGTTCGATAACATCCAGCTCTATGTGAATCGCGGAATCGGTACCGTCGGACTCCCGCTGCGCTTCAACTGCCCGCCGGAGATCACCCACATCACGTTACAGCCCGCCTAA
- a CDS encoding helix-turn-helix domain-containing protein translates to MAGAVQAMLREVMDIRQAAEYLGISGDTLYRYASEGFIPAFKLGNRWRFKKSLLDAWMDEKSGVKPLATTGLTVVAPEQKKPAGRARLG, encoded by the coding sequence ATGGCGGGTGCGGTGCAGGCGATGTTGCGCGAGGTGATGGATATCCGGCAGGCAGCGGAGTATCTGGGCATAAGCGGCGATACGCTGTATCGCTATGCCTCTGAAGGGTTTATCCCGGCGTTCAAGTTGGGGAACCGGTGGCGCTTTAAGAAGTCGCTGTTGGACGCCTGGATGGACGAGAAGAGCGGTGTGAAGCCCCTGGCGACGACCGGGCTAACCGTGGTGGCCCCGGAGCAGAAGAAGCCGGCGGGTCGGGCTCGGCTAGGCTAA
- a CDS encoding MBL fold metallo-hydrolase, which yields MGMLKKAEKQGKKFLNPVPTGVGGPGMMWKILPLYLRNKEERVPKVPLGPFRTDASIYATPPESGLRVTWMGHSVMLVEIDGVRVLIDPVWDERASPARWFGPKRFFAAPLRLDELPRIDAVIISHDHYDHLGRMTVERLAKLNAVRDAVWVTSLGVGELLQKFGVAAGRIKELDWTESAAVKSPTGAEVTVTAVPSRHFSGRSLSNRFETLWSSFVLSGSKHKVYYGADSGLWDGFAEIGRCYGPFDLTMLEIGAFNELWKDIHMGPDGAAEAFVRMGGAGLFMPIHWGLFDLALHAWREPIERMTELADEREIRLWSPAPGVPSEVLAGQQLRAKWWEAVPESAKVTSSGMLPTGNVAQE from the coding sequence ATGGGCATGTTGAAGAAGGCTGAGAAGCAGGGCAAGAAGTTTCTGAATCCGGTTCCAACGGGTGTGGGCGGACCGGGCATGATGTGGAAGATCCTTCCGTTGTATCTGAGGAACAAGGAAGAGCGTGTGCCGAAGGTGCCGCTGGGGCCGTTCCGGACGGATGCCAGTATCTATGCGACTCCGCCTGAGAGCGGGCTGCGGGTGACGTGGATGGGGCACTCGGTGATGCTGGTGGAGATTGACGGTGTGCGGGTGCTGATCGATCCCGTGTGGGATGAACGGGCTTCTCCAGCGCGGTGGTTTGGGCCGAAGCGGTTCTTTGCCGCGCCGCTGAGGTTGGATGAGCTGCCACGGATCGATGCCGTTATCATCTCGCACGATCACTATGACCATCTAGGTCGCATGACGGTGGAGCGGCTGGCGAAGCTCAATGCGGTAAGGGACGCGGTGTGGGTGACCTCGCTTGGAGTGGGAGAGTTGCTGCAAAAGTTCGGAGTAGCTGCTGGGCGGATCAAGGAGTTGGACTGGACGGAGTCTGCCGCTGTGAAATCGCCGACCGGGGCGGAAGTAACGGTGACGGCGGTGCCATCTCGGCATTTTTCCGGCCGGAGTCTGTCGAACCGGTTTGAGACGCTATGGTCGTCCTTTGTCCTGAGCGGCTCGAAGCACAAGGTTTACTACGGTGCAGACTCGGGGCTATGGGATGGATTTGCTGAGATTGGAAGGTGTTATGGGCCGTTTGATCTGACCATGCTGGAGATTGGGGCGTTCAACGAGCTTTGGAAGGACATTCATATGGGCCCGGACGGAGCTGCTGAGGCGTTCGTGAGGATGGGCGGGGCAGGGCTGTTTATGCCGATCCACTGGGGACTTTTCGACCTTGCCCTGCATGCATGGCGGGAGCCAATCGAAAGGATGACCGAGTTAGCGGACGAACGAGAGATTCGGTTGTGGTCTCCGGCGCCGGGAGTGCCGTCGGAGGTTTTGGCGGGGCAGCAGTTGCGGGCGAAGTGGTGGGAGGCCGTGCCGGAGTCAGCAAAGGTCACCTCCTCCGGGATGTTGCCTACAGGGAACGTGGCACAGGAGTAG
- a CDS encoding AMP-dependent synthetase/ligase, with protein sequence MFDFKTVNDVFQLIASRGDQLVMQAQDATGEWQPITSAMLYGRVRALASAFAKWGVVKGDRVAILSENRWEWQVTDFATLALGAVDVPLYATLTAEQVGYMLRDSGAKVAVFSSAEQYDKLAGAGELPALEHVVVMDGGDLPNAVNFASLMESAKEMETRNAAFDATAAAVQADDLMTIIYTSGTTGEPKGVILTHGNEASNLNYSTDGIGFGAGDLCISFLPLSHVTARHTDLALLAHGVSLAYCPKFDRLPPIMKALRPTVLIAVPRVYEKIRQAVEGKSAPSPLKSKILKWAVANGTKHRGEVLAGKTPGGLAHALADKLVYSKIRDAFGGRVRIFVSGGAPLGMDSAGWFADVGIRIFEGYGLTETSPVIAVNKPNAHRIGTVGKALANVKCRFAEDGELEVFGPSIFSGYWNKPKETEEAFTADGWFKTGDIGNIDGDGYLSITDRKKELLKTSGGKLIAPQPIENKLKANSLVGQAALVGDKHKFACVLISPNMAALESWAAGQGVSVADHKAMVKDAKVVALYQGIVTQVNGTLAHFEDMKRLCVVPDEWTVETGELTPSMKLKRRVVEKKYAAEIAEFYKDEATASK encoded by the coding sequence ATGTTTGATTTCAAGACGGTGAATGATGTCTTCCAGTTGATTGCAAGCCGTGGGGACCAACTGGTGATGCAAGCGCAGGATGCGACGGGCGAGTGGCAACCGATCACCTCCGCGATGCTGTATGGGAGGGTGCGGGCATTGGCGTCGGCCTTTGCGAAGTGGGGTGTGGTGAAGGGCGACCGAGTTGCGATTCTAAGCGAGAACCGCTGGGAGTGGCAGGTGACCGACTTCGCAACGCTTGCTTTAGGCGCGGTGGATGTGCCGCTCTACGCGACGCTGACGGCGGAGCAAGTTGGCTACATGCTGCGCGATTCTGGCGCGAAGGTGGCGGTGTTCTCGTCCGCGGAGCAGTATGACAAGCTGGCGGGAGCGGGAGAGCTTCCGGCACTCGAGCACGTGGTGGTGATGGACGGCGGGGACCTGCCGAACGCGGTGAACTTCGCGTCGCTGATGGAGTCTGCCAAAGAGATGGAGACGCGCAACGCGGCGTTTGATGCGACGGCGGCTGCTGTGCAGGCGGACGACCTGATGACGATCATCTACACGTCGGGCACGACGGGCGAGCCGAAGGGTGTGATTCTGACCCATGGCAACGAGGCTAGCAACCTGAACTACTCAACCGATGGGATAGGTTTTGGTGCGGGCGACCTTTGCATCTCGTTTCTGCCGCTGTCGCACGTTACGGCTCGGCATACGGATTTGGCGCTGCTGGCGCACGGAGTGTCGCTGGCGTATTGCCCGAAGTTCGATCGGCTGCCGCCGATTATGAAGGCACTGCGGCCGACGGTGTTGATTGCCGTGCCAAGGGTGTACGAGAAGATTCGGCAGGCGGTCGAGGGCAAGTCCGCGCCGTCGCCGCTGAAGTCAAAGATTCTGAAGTGGGCGGTTGCGAACGGAACGAAGCATCGGGGCGAGGTGCTTGCGGGTAAGACGCCCGGCGGTCTTGCTCATGCGCTTGCTGACAAGCTGGTGTACAGCAAGATTCGCGACGCGTTTGGCGGCAGGGTGAGGATCTTCGTGTCGGGCGGAGCGCCGCTGGGGATGGATTCTGCTGGCTGGTTCGCGGATGTGGGAATTCGAATCTTCGAGGGATATGGGCTGACGGAGACTTCTCCTGTCATTGCAGTGAACAAGCCGAATGCACACCGGATCGGAACTGTCGGAAAGGCGCTTGCGAATGTGAAGTGCCGGTTTGCGGAGGACGGCGAACTGGAGGTCTTCGGGCCATCGATCTTCAGTGGCTACTGGAATAAGCCGAAGGAGACGGAAGAGGCGTTTACCGCCGACGGGTGGTTCAAGACGGGCGATATCGGGAACATCGATGGCGATGGGTACCTGTCGATCACGGACCGGAAGAAAGAGCTGCTGAAGACGAGTGGCGGCAAGTTGATCGCGCCGCAGCCGATCGAAAATAAGCTAAAGGCGAACTCTTTGGTGGGTCAGGCGGCGCTGGTGGGGGACAAGCACAAGTTTGCCTGCGTGCTGATCTCGCCGAATATGGCGGCGCTTGAGAGTTGGGCGGCTGGGCAGGGCGTCTCTGTTGCTGACCACAAGGCCATGGTGAAGGACGCGAAGGTGGTGGCTCTCTACCAGGGCATTGTGACGCAGGTGAACGGGACGTTGGCGCACTTCGAGGACATGAAGCGGCTCTGCGTAGTGCCGGATGAGTGGACCGTCGAGACTGGCGAACTGACTCCGAGCATGAAGTTGAAGCGGCGTGTCGTGGAGAAGAAGTACGCGGCAGAGATCGCCGAGTTCTACAAAGACGAGGCGACGGCATCCAAGTAG
- a CDS encoding TetR/AcrR family transcriptional regulator: MKGRPARGSVKSEQTGGPAESVTSLEPRDIFPPVPASEKYQRILDAAVEVIAEKGYFNAPVSAIAARAGVADGTVYLYFKSKDDVLRTAIDRNFDRFHRQVIERFQTVHDPREQLEYIAQVHLESGSVNRAMAIVMQTEVRQSARFIAEFSHHHLVKYIQVVREVIRRGQQQGIFRQDISDGVVAHCMFGAIDELLSSAVFTGRSYDAKATAKQVLDVLLNGINRP, encoded by the coding sequence GTGAAGGGTAGGCCAGCACGAGGATCGGTAAAGTCGGAGCAGACCGGAGGCCCGGCAGAATCCGTTACATCCCTCGAGCCCCGGGACATCTTTCCCCCGGTCCCGGCAAGCGAGAAGTACCAGCGGATTCTGGACGCGGCGGTAGAGGTAATCGCCGAAAAAGGATACTTCAACGCGCCAGTAAGCGCGATTGCTGCGCGGGCTGGAGTCGCGGACGGGACTGTATATCTCTACTTCAAGAGCAAGGACGATGTTCTGCGAACGGCGATCGACCGGAACTTCGATCGCTTCCACCGGCAGGTCATCGAGCGTTTCCAGACGGTCCACGATCCGCGAGAACAGCTTGAGTACATCGCCCAGGTCCATCTTGAGAGCGGCTCGGTCAATCGCGCGATGGCGATCGTGATGCAGACCGAAGTCAGGCAGAGCGCGCGGTTTATCGCGGAGTTCTCGCACCATCACCTGGTGAAGTACATCCAGGTCGTGCGCGAGGTGATCCGGCGCGGGCAGCAGCAGGGAATCTTCCGGCAGGACATATCGGACGGTGTGGTGGCGCACTGCATGTTTGGGGCGATCGACGAGTTGCTGAGTTCGGCGGTCTTCACCGGGCGGAGCTATGATGCGAAGGCTACCGCGAAGCAGGTTTTGGACGTTTTGTTGAACGGAATCAATCGGCCTTAG